Part of the Puntigrus tetrazona isolate hp1 chromosome 10, ASM1883169v1, whole genome shotgun sequence genome is shown below.
TTGATTAGTTCATTGAAACAGAtatggagaaatttttaatcacCTGCAGCGggtgggtgccgtcggaattaGAGTCCAAACAGGTGATTAAATCATCATCAATAATCTCCAATAAACTCCAGCCCATCACCatcacaaaaatcatattaactTTATACCATCACTTctgtattattgttgtttttattattgcttttattctaatggcacccattcactgcagaggatccattgcaGTCCGTTATTAACTTTCAGTGAAGCGTAACAAATCCATCCTAAAGGTGATTTAACGTTAAACTTTCACATCTGACTAAAATACaaatccataatccataatagcGCTTCTCTTCCCATGAAAAAGTTCATCCCCTGTGGTCATTTCAcgttaaaataaatctacattttaGACTCCTTTcacttgtaaacagtgcttgatatGTGCATATTCAGATGAGGCAACTTATATTTAAGAACTTATATTAGCCAAAAACAACAGTGTGAAGTTTGTGTGTATTACTGCGATGCATTTATTAGCTATTTAGACTcctattctgatggcacccatttatTACAGAGGGTCCATTAGTGatataatgctgcatttctcaaaatctgttcATATAAAAAGGATGAGTACATTTgtagctatttttatttgtattttatatttattctgctACAAGTGTCATTCATACAAACGcataaattgtgtattttatttatttattgctttttaattaaaaggaaattgaaaaaaatagcaTGAATTTTGCATTGAatctattatttcttttatttctggGGTATTTGAGGTACCTTCATAAGGGTATTCAAGGCATAACTGCCTTTCCAGTTCCACAAAAAAGGCTAAAGACTgtataaaataactgatttattaaattattgtgaATATCTAGCACTGATGTATACTTCATTCTTATGTATTAAGTCTGATACACAGGAAAGTTGTAAGGCACATTCATATAACAGCAAAAGgcacatttactgtatattttcatgACGATTACATATAATGTATTTGAATGGAATGCTTTAAGTAACTGATGATTAATACATCACAGTTATTGATCACATATGGCTTGGACGGCAGCTTAATATATTCTCTATTTATGAAAGCGAAATCAAACCGTAAGTGACATATGAATCAGAGCCATTAGAGTTTGTTATAAGGCACTTTTTCCACAATAAAACTTGTGACTATAATAAATGTGACTCACATTTTAACAAAAGTTTCTGTGAGGGCTACATTTCTTCAAGAATAAACAGGATATTCTGGCCTTTGTTAGTCCACAGGATGAGTAACAGTAAATTACTGCTTTCAGAAAGTGCCAACGTTAATCTGCAGCTATGCAGTGCTCCAAACGAAAAAGATTTTTCATAACGATGTCATATCCTGTACATCCAGGAGCAAAGCATCTTGCTTAGTCCGAAGGTGGTCCCGTACTACGAGATGTTTCACCAGTTCTGAGCTCAAATCTAAAAGCATGAATAAAATTAGTGCACGAGTAAAAACATTATtggcattttaaaagtattattgatTGAAAATGTTGCTGCTGCAGTTCAGTGACAGCAATTTGTACGACTGGGGAAAAAGATACCTTGAATGTCCTCATTCAGCGAGGCCCTGAGAGCATTCAGCTGCAGCAAAGAGCATGTCTGCAGATCATTAAGGCTAAGGATTTTTCTTCTTATGTTCATGCTACTGTGGGTGGcttgctgaaaataaaacatacatgtaaaaaataaataccagtGAAATGACCAACAATTATGTTCAgataaaaaactgaaatcttACACTCATTTGCCTTAAAGGCACAGAGTACAACAGTAACATTCTCTTGATATATacctatatctatctatctatctatctatctatctatctatatatatatatatatatatatatatatatatatatatatatatatatatatatatatatatatatcacatgcaaatattttaaagtatatactGTTTGGTGTATTTATAAACAcgtaataaatattcacagttcacataaatatattatgcaaacaaaaacttttcagaatgtgattaattataagtaaatgaatgtttatcaGCGATACAAAAGATGCTGTAtcagtaaatgctgttctgttgGAACTTTTAATTcgtgaaaaaaaattatcaccacttccacaaaaatattaagcagcattttttcaacattgataataacaagaaaCTACCAAATCAGCAATACAATAATTTCAGAAGGATcccgtgacactgaagactgtagtaatgatgctgaaaatgtagctttgccatcatcacaatacaataaaattacatcaaatatattaaaatggaaactaGCCTTTTTCGACAACATCcctgtttttacagtaattttcatcaaataaatacagccttttactattacacatatatatatatatatatatataatatattatatatatatatatatatatatatatatatatatatatatatatatatatatatatatatatatatatatatatatttatatatatttatgcttcAAATTAAAGTTTGTAATGTTGTGAATCATCCCAGAGATGGCTGGTTTGGTTCATTACAGGAACATTTTGTTGaaagattttttgaaaatgaaaggaaaaaaataccgccatcatttactcacccttacgTGATCCTGTGTAACTatattctgtggaacacaaaagtagATATCTTGAATGACACTTTTATGGCGTTTCCGAATCCATTTCGATGCTTCCATCCCCATTTTGTTTCGTAACTGCATGCAGAAACCCCCCAACGcattctccttttgtgtttcacgaAAGAAAGTCGTGCGAGACCGCTGAGTGAAGTACGTCTCTGAAACCTCTCACCTCTTTCTCCTTCTGTTCGGCCCATAGCTTGTCTCTGAGAGTCCTGAGCGCTGCTTTCACTTCCTGTTTTAGCCCCCGAGAACAACTCCCACGTACCTCTGCCTCACACGAGCTCTGAGGATAACAAAAACCTAATGCTTTTCGCAACCTCATAAATCATGACCTGAGATACAACTCGGGGAAACTACCATCACGACTCCCTGCACCCACCTCTTTGCCGAACGCTCCTTCGTCATCCTCCTCCTCGCTCTCGCTGTTGTTGATGAAACACAGCTGAAGGTTTTTAGGGCTATTAAACCTGAAGGATGGTAACATACAGCATACATTAAGCAGAACAAGGCAGCTAAAGATTATAAACAGGCACGTGTGAATTACCGGGACGTTATGACGGGGACGCGGCAGGGACTGTAGTCGTTCTCATCCGCCCATGGCTCTCGATGGAGTGAGTGGTGTTTTGATTCTGTCCAGCATCCAAGTATTCTGTCTCGCTCTGATAAACCTAGACTCTGAAGCATAATGAggtctttaataataatacatcagaatatatatatatatatatatatatatatatatatatatatatatatatatatatatatatatatatatatataaaagtccTGGTAAAACGTCACCTCtgcttttttccttctttcctcTTCCTGCTTTTCTAACTCTGCGATCCGCAAACTTAAATCTTCCCAATGCATGATGGGTAGGTCGTGATCACCCAGAGGGGACTCCTCACTTCGCTCTTCGGTCCCCTGGCCCGAGGGTGAGGGGTCATCAGCGGTCCGCTCATAATGCCTGCCGCTGTCTGGATCCTCCTCCATCCGTTGGAGAGGTGATGCTAGTCCAGCACAGACAGGCTAAAAGCATATGCACAGCTGtctcataaaatataaagaattttcaaaacctttcATGAAGCTAaactaaaaagttattttaagggAGGAAAATCGTCCGGGGTGACTCAACAAAATGAGTGTTTTCAAGACTCAAAAGgcgttttttaaaagcaaatgttcTTTAAGAAACGCTTTTAAGTGATACGTTTGTTGTggcaaaataattttgaaaagcTTGAGgtggttgtatttttttaatgtttttgaaattctTTGAAAGTGCTCACCaagcatacatttatttgatatatcaACAGTAGCATTGTgatgtattattacaatttaagtCATACTGATATGCCGTTTTCTCGCTGtacaagaaatatttctgtcagcatcaatattgaaaacagttgcgcttattaatattgtgtaaaagaaacagtgtttattttgaaatatgaatattttgcaacattattaACATCTTAGAGTCACGTCTGGTTAATTTGCACAATATTTTGCAGAGTAGAAATGTCTATAAAATGGCCCACTTGACCCCAAAGCAGCAGTGTATGTTGGGATGTAGTTGAATAAGCGACAGTTGACAGTTTTATAGCAAGTGTAGCAATCACAAAGGGCATATTTCATAACA
Proteins encoded:
- the im:7136398 gene encoding schwannomin-interacting protein 1 isoform X1 is translated as MEEDPDSGRHYERTADDPSPSGQGTEERSEESPLGDHDLPIMHWEDLSLRIAELEKQEEERRKKAESLGLSERDRILGCWTESKHHSLHREPWADENDYSPCRVPVITSRFNSPKNLQLCFINNSESEEEDDEGAFGKESSCEAEVRGSCSRGLKQEVKAALRTLRDKLWAEQKEKENIVTQDHVRQATHSSMNIRRKILSLNDLQTCSLLQLNALRASLNEDIQDLSSELVKHLVVRDHLRTKQDALLLDVQDMTSL
- the im:7136398 gene encoding schwannomin-interacting protein 1 isoform X2 is translated as MEEDPDSGRHYERTADDPSPSGQGTEERSEESPLGDHDLPIMHWEDLSLRIAELEKQEEERRKKAESLGLSERDRILGCWTESKHHSLHREPWADENDYSPCRVPVITSRFNSPKNLQLCFINNSESEEEDDEGAFGKESSCEAEVRGSCSRGLKQEVKAALRTLRDKLWAEQKEKEQATHSSMNIRRKILSLNDLQTCSLLQLNALRASLNEDIQDLSSELVKHLVVRDHLRTKQDALLLDVQDMTSL